Genomic window (Roseivirga sp. 4D4):
TGAAGATGAAGCGAAGGAATCCTATTATCACCTTCTACCCATCTCCGAAGATGCCGATGAATCTATCAGTGGTATGGTTGAGGTAGATGGCTATTCCGCGCTGGAGCACTTTCTTCAAGAAGGAAAAGACTTTGCCGATTTTGACTTTACTGACCTGGAAGGCAATCACTTTACACGTCAGGATCTGGCCGGAAAGACCATATTCTTAAAAACCTGGTTTATCGCCTGTGCCCCGTGTATTGAAGAAATGCCACACCTCAATGAGATGGTGACCTCTTACCAAAACAGAGAAGATGTCATCTTCATTAGTCTTGCCCTTGACAAACCTGAGGCTTTGAAAAAGTTTCTCAGCGAAACCCAGTTTGACTACAAAGTCGTAGCCCTTCAGGGTGATTTCATTGTCGAAAACCTTGTCAATCTGGCTTATCCCACACATTACATCATAGGCCCTGACGGTAAAGTCAAGAAGGTAACCCAAAACTTCGAAGAACTGGATTTAGCCCGAATTGCTATGGGCATTTAGCCATCAGGACAGGCATATTCATAGGAGTCTCGCTCGAACTGCATATTGAAACTACTTCCAGGTACGATTTTCATCCCTGGCCAGTCGTCCCAAAGCTTTGCCGTCAGCGTATTGGATTCCGGCTCAGCATCAAGCTTCCAGTCCACTAGCGCCACCAGTTTTTCATATCCAGCACTTTCAGTTCCTAGTTCCCAATAGACGAGGTAGTCCTCTCCCACGCAAATTACGCCTCCGTCAATCACTCCCTCAGTTTGAATCTCGGTCATGATCTCAGCGACCTGGCTCATAAAACTATCCGAGCTTAGTCCTGACGGCCTACTGGCTACCAAATGACGCACTTCTCCGGCCATCCACTCAACCGCCTTATCAATCAAATAGCAAGGTTGTTCTGAAGTGAGGGTACCTTGGAAAAGAGTCGGAAAATCAGCTCGACTATCATCGGTATAAACAGAGCCATGGGTTAAGGTGTAGGTTCTTACGCCTAAGGTATTGAAGCCATTGTGATAGGTATCCTGTGATTCCCAGTACAAAATGGCCGTTTCATCCGGCACGGTATCCGGCTTGTTAGGCAGGTCGCAAGGAATGGTCGGAATATAGGCGCAAAGACCAATAGGCGTCTGCATTTCTACCGTAGCAGGCACAAAAACGGTGCAAAGCTTGTCGTAGAAGTCCGATACCTTGAGCGATGGTGATCTATACCCTCTCCATACTCTGACGGCATTGGGCGGTGGTGGTGTCTGTCTATTCATGATGATTTCTTTTGATCGGTTTTACCTGCAGCCACAATTTGTGCGGCTACTTTCTTCAAAAACCCAACTGGCGGTGCAGGCTCCTCTGGCTTTTTATAGGGGCAACCTAATGGAAACTTCCAGTGGTCATTGACACAAAAGCTGCAAGCTCCTTCCGAACGAGTCAAATAGCCTTTTTCTCCTGATTCACCCTCCTTATAGGACAGGTTGCCATGATTGTACAAGCCTTCCAGTACTTCGGCCATCTGTCGATGTGGATTGTAGTAATCAGGACTAAGCACTTTTAATGCATCTGAAAACTGCTTCTCAAGTTCCTCAAAGACCTGATAGGTATTCGATGTGATTTGAATCGCTGTATAATCTTCTGATTCTTCCCCCGGAACGATGTCAA
Coding sequences:
- a CDS encoding TlpA family protein disulfide reductase codes for the protein MRTQIIASILFISIIMGCSSASEKKTFTTQYGSMKALQAHLEQDKMTWWTYHKGHIVLSKEFNALDIDGTEITKKAFLEKLNTGDFITLEVEDEAKESYYHLLPISEDADESISGMVEVDGYSALEHFLQEGKDFADFDFTDLEGNHFTRQDLAGKTIFLKTWFIACAPCIEEMPHLNEMVTSYQNREDVIFISLALDKPEALKKFLSETQFDYKVVALQGDFIVENLVNLAYPTHYIIGPDGKVKKVTQNFEELDLARIAMGI